Part of the Canis lupus dingo isolate Sandy chromosome 36, ASM325472v2, whole genome shotgun sequence genome is shown below.
tttccctttgcttccttCTAGTAATCCACCTAACTCCCAGCCTGCTTCATATCAGAGGCGACTTTTAGTTACTAGGTCTGGCAGGAAAATTAAAGGAAGAGGACCAAGGGTAGGTGATTCTTTTTCCCAGAAATCTTAATAATATTGCATTTATCGTAAATAATTTGAttgtttcttatatattcttttatacatAAGTAACTAAAATTTAGATAGGGGTATTGAattatatgttctctttttatAGTAACTTCTTTCTGTTGGTACTTCCAGACTGAAAATACATGGGATGTAATAGATTTTACATCTACATGGTAAAAATGAGATGAGTATCTTTCTTGTGCCTCCTTGTTACTTCCTGATCACTGTAtctctaatctttttaaaaattaataaaaattaacccCGTGCTTATATTTCATCCTCTTTATTGGATCAGAATTTGAATatctttcttgtgttttcaaGATTTCTTAGGAATGTGGCTATACTTGGTATATTATTTTTTCACTACTTATTTCTAAACCATTTCAATTTGTCTTCTACCATTCTGCTGAAAATAGCACTTGATACACAGTTGGCTACATGTCACAAAATCCAATAGGTCCTTCCAGCCTTTGTCTTACTTAATCTCCCTCCTTGTAATACTCTTTCCACTTGCTTCCATCctatcttctttctgtctcttggccAGTCTATTTTAAATGTCCAATGCTACTATAACTGGCCCTTAATATAGTAGTACCTCAGGGTTCCAACTCTTATCCTTTTGATCCTTGGGCAGTCTTATCACTCACAGTTTCAGTGGCTACCTATATGTTGATAATTACCAAATGTTCATTTGCTATTCTGGTACCAAGACTTATTTGACAGTCAGCTAATTATTTAACAAACCCCTCAAACTCAGTCTAGATAATGTTGAGTATAAACACTTCTTCTTCAGACCAGGTGATCCTCCTTTAGGTTCCTACTTTCAGTTTTAGACACCACCATCTGTGCAGTTACTTATAGcccaaaaatcattttatttctctcctttactACCTTGTATATCTTACTTATCACcaaatcatgttttcatttcaaccTGTTCTAAATACTTTGAAATCCATCTGTTTCTCTCAGACTCCACTCCCACCATCTTAATTCAGTTTCCCTTTGTATATTTTCTGAAGTAGAAATGTCCTTCTAACTGTTCTCATGGCAGTTCTCAAACATTTTTGTCTTAGAATCTTTTTTACccttttacactttttttttttttttaatttttatttttttatgatagtcacagagagagagagaggcagagacacaggcagagggagaagcaggctccatgcaccgggagcctgatgtgggattcgatcccgggtctccaggatcgtgccctgggccaaaggcaggcgctaaaccgctgcgccacccagggatccctacacttttttttttttttaatgcagagcttgaacttacaaccttgagatcaacacctgagctgaaatcaggagttggacacttaactgactgaaccacccaggtgttccagaatctctttacactcttaaaaaattattgagaacccAAAAGAACTTTTGTGATTTGGGTTATATCTATcgatattttacagttttagaaATTATAACCAAGAactgtttaaaatacaaaaatgtataagCATACATTCCATTAGCTATGAAAGGAAAGATATTGGAAACATCACGTAGTCTCTGAAAAACTCCACTGTACaatgagagtgaaagagaaaaaggcaaatggCATGATATGatataaaatcttgggatccccgactacattttgagaatcactgatagAATTCGTTCTCTAAACAGCATccaaaatgttcatttaaaaatgaaaatgtcactcCTTTGCCATCAATCTTAGGCCATGTTAACAATTTTGGATTTATCCAATGAGACCTCATAAACTAGTCCTTGCTTGCCTCATCAGTATTATTTAGTATTACTTTTCCTGGCAGTTTTTGTCTTTAGCCATACTGATCTATCTTAtgatcttttctaaaaaaaaatgcagtgttttTTCCCATCACAGGACCTTCAAATATGATTATTTCTTATGTTTCACATGTTCTTCCTTAACCATCCATCCTCACACTTTTACCTTTTCCTTACCCTAGCCTATGTAATTCCTCATGCATGTTTGttagtttttagattttaattatcatttaacTTTCCCTGTACTAGGCCAGATctctttgttatatattttctgaGCACTTTGTACTTCTTTTATACTGATTCTAATTGTAGCTGAATTAGGCTtgttaatatttatgaatatatatctgCCTATGGGTTCTCTTAGCCTTGTAGAATTCAATTCCAGAGGGGCAAAATGGAGATATGTCTTGGCTCACTAATGTTTCCTCAATACATAATAAAGTTGTTGGCCATTCCAAGAGCTGAGTAAATATTGCTTGAATAAATGAACATCTATGCCTTTACTCAATTATTCTCACAATATGGGATATTTGCTTTGAAATATCAAGAATACTTATTTCCAAATTGGAACTTGGCAAGTTGTAAGGGTTCTTGTAACTGTTATGCTCCAGTAGCATAACTAAAATAGGACAGCTCTGTGGAGAGGACAAGGGTGGCTAGAATTTATGTggttaatgctttttatttggaatttataGTAAAGTGaatgtttaaagtatttttgcTCCACAGGTTTCATTCTTGAAAATTAggaaatttccttattttaaagggTATAGAAATATCAGACATTTTATTTGAACCTAGAAATGTATATGCTATAGCTATTgtaatgcttttatatttttatacattaaatttttcccctttttatttttttaagcgtTACCGAACTCCTTCTAGATCCAGATCAAGGGATCGTTTCAGACGTAGTGAGACTCCTCCACATTGGAggcaagagatgcagagagcaCAAAGAATGAGGGTATCAAGTGGTGAAAGATGGATCAAAGGGGATAAGTAAGAATTAACTATATTATTTCAAATGTAGTGTGACAagtttggttttttgggttttttttttttgtttttttttacttttgtacataaagtttatttatagctatttaaattgtttctgaatattttaaaggatatagAGTGCCATTTTGGCTAATAATGGATACCATtgttttcctaataaaatttccaaaaaaacttttttctctttattttttaggagTGAGTTAAacgaaataaaagaaaatcaaagaagcccagttagaataaaagagaaaaaagtaattgATCACAGGCATGTGTCTGAGAGTccaaacagaaaaaatgaaaaggaaaagaaagttaaagatCACAAATCTAACAGCAAAGAGAGAGACATcagaagaaattcagaaaaagatgagaagtataataaaaacaaagtgaagaaAAGGGCCAAATCTAAAAGTAGGagtaaaagcaaagagaaatcaaagagtaAAGAAAGAGATACAAAGCATAATAGACATGAAGAAAAGAGGATGAGGTCAAGGAGTAAAGAAAGAGATCATgagattattaaagaaaaagaaaagtctgattCTAAAGGAAAAGATCAGGAAAGGAGTAGAAGTAAAGAGAAGTCTAAACAGTTAGAATCAAAGAGTAATGAGCATGATCAtaataaaagtaaggaaaaagatAGACGTGCACAGTCTAGGAGTAGAGAGCGTGATACAACTAAAGGCAAGCACAGTTACAACAGTAGAACAAGGGAACGGAGCAGAAGTAGGGACAGGAGCAGAAGAGTGCGATCTAGAAGCCATGACCGAGATCGCAGCAGAAGCAAGGATTaccatagatacagagaacaggaATACAGGAGAAGAGGAAGGTCTCGAAGCCGAGAGAGAAGAGCAACACCAGGAAGATCGAGAAGTAAAgataggagaaggagaaggagagattcacggagctcagagagggaagaaagtcaaagtagaaacaaggaaaaatacagaaaccaAGAAAGTAAGAGttcacacagaaaagaaaattctgagggTGAGAAGAGAATGTACTCTAAAAATCGTGATCATAATAGCTCAAATAACAGGGAAAAAAAGGCTGAGAGAGATCAAAGTccattctcaaaaataaaacaaagtagtcAGGACAATGAATTAAAGTTCTCCACATTGAAAAATAAGGATGACGAGAAGACCAGATCCtcagtggaaaaagaaaaccaaaaatcaaagGGTCAAGAAAATGACCACatacatgataaaaataaaaaatttgatcATGAATCAAGCCCTGGAACAGATGAAGACAAAAGTGGATGAGTGAGTTGTGTAAACTTATTTCCATTCTGTCtcaaattttaagttttagagaCTTGCTGATGAATCTCCTTTAtgttgttttcctcttttcattgtttttgggttttatgtttgtcttttttttttttttatgtggacTTCATTGAGTTGATCTTTTGATAATCTGCAACCTGGATAATTTGTACTGCTAAAGTTTTAATAAacttgaaatgagaaaaacactTTGGTGTAATACTGTGTGCTGTGTTTAACTATTTCATGTATGCATTTTTGTGTTGCAACAATCAGCCAGTAGCAAGTATGCTATTCTACATCCCAGTTTGTGTGATCAGCCAGTTCAAAACAAGCATAACTGATTGTTGGAATACATTGTTACAGAAGcttgtgtttctcatgattaaagTATCTTTAGAAGCCACTAGATAGAAGAAATCTTGTATAGATTTTATGGTTGCATTTAAATAGAGGCTTGCAGCAGCTGCAGCTTTTAATTAAACAGAAAAGCAGGATCCTAATAACTTGAGATCTTAGgtcatcactttttattttatagtaatttgtgCTTTAAAAGTTACTTATATTGCACTTCCTATGTTCTTTATAATTCCACTAATAGCTTGATTCATACTAATATTTTTCCTGACTAGTTTTGTTTCACTTAACTGTCTACAAAAATAATTGAGAACTTTTTTCAGCTGATATAGGATTAAGTTTGATTTGCTGTTATACAGCATCTGACAGGAACTATACCTTGGAAATTCAGATTGTAATTCTCAATTCTATGTTGCTTTTGGTCTCAAAAGATGAAATTTTTGCTTTGGGGAACATTGcgttattattattctcattacctttctctaaaatgaagatatttttctcaCTAAAACATACCACTTGTGCAGGCCTTTATGTGATATTCTAAAAATTGTTAGTATTGACATACTAACTTCCGAGATTTCTTTTTTGGCCACTGATCTATATAGAGTTGAGTGTTAATTCTGCATggtacttgttttgtttttgtttatgttttgttttttttttaacttaagctGGCTTCTCTAACTCATAGTAGTGAGTTTCAAATGGCAAGAAAATGCATCTTTTCTATATATGTATCACAATAGGGTATAGCATGTTTATGACTCTGGTTTCTTTCTATTCAGATGGCTTTATACCATTACTGTTAACATTGTTTTAGCTTGGCATGTGTAACATTGCCACATAGAGTAGAAAGTTGCAAAATTTGATAGCTTACGGAGTTAAACAATAAAAGATACCCAAAGTCCATTTAGAATTTTGTGTGTTGTATATTGCTATTTTTGTGATGTGTGGCcttttttcctgtaatttctcttctaaataaaaaataaaatattgaacatCCAGCAAACAGAAAACCTTCCTCATTTGAgaagaaatttcagaaattaatAGTAGCCTTTAGAGTGTTTTGTACTTTAATATTTGTCAATGTAGTGTCAACTCTTTTACCAGGGTAGCTTCTTGGTAAATCCAGTAATTAGACTCAGTGCTGTTTGTACTGAGCAAAGCAGTGCTTAACATATTTCCCATTATTGATTAATACACTAATGACACATTTGGCATTGTGGTAGTTGTTTCCATAATGAATAATAGGTAATGATTATAAGATTGTTTGGAATATCTTGAAGCAAATATCCACAATGAagtcttttctaaattttttttcctgatgataaaAGTGATAGATGTTTATGATAATCTGGGATGATTGATTTCTTAGAGACTGACCACAAACCTACCTTAGGGATGATTGAACCTTGAGTTCCCAAGCTGTATATTCTGTTACATATCTTAAATTAGTTATTGTCTTAAATTCagtaaattgcattttaaaaatctcgtTATAAACTATTTGAGCTTTAAGAAAGGTGCTATTTAAGAAAGGATTTctaataacaacagcaaaaacccATGCTAAGTAAAAATACTTATTACATGTTAGTCTGATTGCAAAGCTTTACTAA
Proteins encoded:
- the PPIG gene encoding peptidyl-prolyl cis-trans isomerase G isoform X1; protein product: MGIKVQRPRCFFDIAINNQPAGRVVFELFSDVCPKTCENFRCLCTGEKGTGKSTQKPLHYKSCLFHRVVKDFMVQGGDFSEGNGRGGESIYGGFFEDESFAVKHNKEFLLSMANRGKDTNGSQFFITTKPTPHLDGHHVVFGQVISGQEVVREIENQKTDAASKPFAEVRILSCGELIPKSKAKKEEKKRHKSSSSSSSSSSDSDSSSDSQSSSDSSDSESASEEKSKKRKKKHRKNSRKHKKEKKKRKKSKKSASSESETENLEAQPQSTVRPEEIPPIPENRFLMRKSPPKADEKERKNRERERERECNPPNSQPASYQRRLLVTRSGRKIKGRGPRRYRTPSRSRSRDRFRRSETPPHWRQEMQRAQRMRVSSGERWIKGDKSELNEIKENQRSPVRIKEKKVIDHRHVSESPNRKNEKEKKVKDHKSNSKERDIRRNSEKDEKYNKNKVKKRAKSKSRSKSKEKSKSKERDTKHNRHEEKRMRSRSKERDHEIIKEKEKSDSKGKDQERSRSKEKSKQLESKSNEHDHNKSKEKDRRAQSRSRERDTTKGKHSYNSRTRERSRSRDRSRRVRSRSHDRDRSRSKDYHRYREQEYRRRGRSRSRERRATPGRSRSKDRRRRRRDSRSSEREESQSRNKEKYRNQESKSSHRKENSEGEKRMYSKNRDHNSSNNREKKAERDQSPFSKIKQSSQDNELKFSTLKNKDDEKTRSSVEKENQKSKGQENDHIHDKNKKFDHESSPGTDEDKSG
- the PPIG gene encoding peptidyl-prolyl cis-trans isomerase G isoform X2, producing MLTLFFSDFVFILLSDDFQRTTKPTPHLDGHHVVFGQVISGQEVVREIENQKTDAASKPFAEVRILSCGELIPKSKAKKEEKKRHKSSSSSSSSSSDSDSSSDSQSSSDSSDSESASEEKSKKRKKKHRKNSRKHKKEKKKRKKSKKSASSESETENLEAQPQSTVRPEEIPPIPENRFLMRKSPPKADEKERKNRERERERECNPPNSQPASYQRRLLVTRSGRKIKGRGPRRYRTPSRSRSRDRFRRSETPPHWRQEMQRAQRMRVSSGERWIKGDKSELNEIKENQRSPVRIKEKKVIDHRHVSESPNRKNEKEKKVKDHKSNSKERDIRRNSEKDEKYNKNKVKKRAKSKSRSKSKEKSKSKERDTKHNRHEEKRMRSRSKERDHEIIKEKEKSDSKGKDQERSRSKEKSKQLESKSNEHDHNKSKEKDRRAQSRSRERDTTKGKHSYNSRTRERSRSRDRSRRVRSRSHDRDRSRSKDYHRYREQEYRRRGRSRSRERRATPGRSRSKDRRRRRRDSRSSEREESQSRNKEKYRNQESKSSHRKENSEGEKRMYSKNRDHNSSNNREKKAERDQSPFSKIKQSSQDNELKFSTLKNKDDEKTRSSVEKENQKSKGQENDHIHDKNKKFDHESSPGTDEDKSG